In Thalassotalea sp. Sam97, a single window of DNA contains:
- a CDS encoding porin family protein, whose translation MKTVKNLSVALTIAASLTSYNVFSHEFLGIGEGGYVGIAVGESDLDMDWFDHPTGWEIYGGWELSDYFGLEVSYIDFGKFENPYATDTNGLIQSIDVEAYTLGLIGKIPITETIDIFAKIGYSHWDADVSLVGYSDNSWDTFWGVGANYKVSEHFAVGVRYSEYKLDAVGPAVWEDDVSLVSLNLEYHF comes from the coding sequence ATGAAAACAGTAAAAAATTTATCTGTGGCTCTTACGATTGCAGCCTCTCTGACCAGTTACAACGTTTTTTCTCATGAATTTCTAGGAATCGGTGAAGGCGGTTACGTTGGTATCGCTGTTGGTGAAAGTGATTTAGATATGGATTGGTTCGATCACCCTACCGGTTGGGAAATATATGGTGGTTGGGAGCTTAGTGACTACTTCGGCTTAGAAGTATCTTATATTGACTTTGGCAAGTTCGAAAATCCATATGCCACAGATACCAATGGGTTGATTCAATCCATAGATGTCGAAGCATACACATTAGGTTTAATTGGTAAAATACCAATCACTGAAACAATTGATATCTTCGCCAAGATTGGTTACAGCCATTGGGATGCTGATGTTAGCCTAGTAGGGTATAGCGATAACAGTTGGGATACATTCTGGGGCGTTGGTGCTAATTACAAAGTTAGCGAACATTTCGCAGTCGGCGTTCGTTATAGTGAATATAAGCTTGATGCCGTAGGCCCTGCAGTTTGGGAAGATGACGTTTCTCTTGTCTCTCTCAACCTTGAATATCATTTCTAA
- a CDS encoding BCCT family transporter, with protein sequence MPSTPAKLNPKVFGPATIVIACLLVFTVVWPKYASEKFSALQASITLNGSWFYVLTVAIILGVVVFLSLSKFGDIKLGPDHSTPDYKVGTWISMLFAAGMGIGLMFFGVAEPLMHYLAPPTAEPGSLEAIKEAMRITYFHWGFHAWAIYALVALILGYFAYRQNLPLTLRSALHPLIGDKIYGWPGHLVDIFAVVSTVFGTATTLGLGATQVNSGLNYLYQFDISQINQLIIIVVITIFASISVATGLDKGIKILSELNMGLAIILLLLIFFIGPSVFLLQAYLQNIGEYLSTIVSKTFNLFAYEKQDWIGGWTIFYWGWWLAWAPFVGLFIARISKGRTIREFVLGALLVPTAFTLLWMTVFGNSAISLVVDDGVTKIAEMASENSSVALFVFLDNLPWSNVLMIVSIFMIIVFFVTSCDSGAMIIDMICSNGSNETPVWQRLFWAILMGAVAGILSLAGGLEALQTVTIASALPFAVVLLLACYGLAKALRIESAKRESLQLNVTANNIYSDTDNWQENLNNILSTPSKGNVNVFITRTVRRALYKVKSQFELNEVDVSISQEKSGIIMKVCHGDEYDFVYSVFKKQYSYPEFNSAEGAEPEVYYRAEVHLVEGGQDYDIMGWSEQAIINDIVDQYQKHLHFLHLLRE encoded by the coding sequence ATGCCATCCACACCTGCCAAGCTAAACCCCAAAGTCTTTGGTCCTGCAACCATTGTTATCGCCTGTTTGTTAGTTTTTACCGTGGTATGGCCAAAATACGCCAGTGAGAAATTTAGTGCGCTACAGGCCAGTATTACCCTAAACGGCAGCTGGTTTTATGTGTTAACGGTGGCGATCATTTTAGGCGTAGTGGTATTTTTAAGCTTATCGAAATTTGGTGACATAAAGTTAGGGCCCGATCACTCAACTCCTGATTACAAAGTGGGTACATGGATATCTATGCTATTTGCCGCTGGTATGGGGATCGGCTTAATGTTTTTTGGCGTAGCCGAGCCACTGATGCATTATTTAGCACCTCCTACCGCTGAGCCTGGCTCACTTGAAGCCATCAAAGAAGCTATGCGTATTACCTATTTCCATTGGGGCTTTCACGCTTGGGCGATATATGCCCTTGTGGCGTTAATTTTAGGGTACTTTGCTTATCGTCAAAATTTGCCATTGACACTGCGTTCTGCTCTGCACCCTTTAATCGGCGATAAAATCTATGGTTGGCCTGGGCATCTTGTTGATATTTTTGCCGTTGTTAGCACCGTTTTTGGTACAGCGACCACTCTAGGCCTTGGTGCCACACAAGTGAATTCTGGTCTTAATTATTTATATCAGTTTGACATCAGCCAGATAAATCAATTAATCATTATCGTGGTTATCACTATATTTGCGTCGATTTCTGTAGCTACCGGCTTAGATAAAGGCATCAAAATTTTATCAGAGCTCAATATGGGCTTGGCCATAATCCTGTTATTGCTTATTTTCTTTATTGGCCCGTCGGTATTTCTATTGCAAGCTTACTTACAAAATATCGGCGAGTACCTATCCACCATAGTTTCAAAAACCTTTAATTTATTTGCGTATGAAAAGCAGGATTGGATAGGTGGCTGGACAATATTTTACTGGGGCTGGTGGCTTGCGTGGGCACCATTTGTAGGCTTATTTATCGCGAGGATTTCCAAAGGCAGAACCATTCGAGAATTTGTGTTAGGCGCATTGCTTGTGCCCACTGCATTTACGCTATTATGGATGACCGTATTTGGTAATTCTGCAATATCCTTAGTTGTCGATGACGGTGTCACAAAAATAGCAGAAATGGCTAGCGAAAACTCTTCGGTTGCCTTGTTTGTCTTTTTGGATAACCTGCCATGGTCAAACGTCTTAATGATCGTCTCCATCTTTATGATCATTGTCTTTTTCGTCACCTCTTGTGATTCTGGCGCCATGATTATTGATATGATTTGTTCTAACGGTAGTAATGAGACCCCTGTATGGCAACGGTTATTTTGGGCGATACTAATGGGCGCAGTGGCAGGGATACTCAGCCTAGCTGGTGGTTTAGAAGCATTACAAACGGTAACCATCGCCAGTGCCCTGCCCTTTGCTGTGGTGCTATTACTGGCATGCTATGGTCTTGCTAAAGCGTTACGCATTGAGTCAGCAAAACGTGAAAGCTTGCAGCTTAACGTTACTGCTAACAATATTTATAGTGACACGGATAACTGGCAAGAAAACTTAAACAACATCTTATCGACGCCGAGCAAAGGCAATGTTAACGTATTTATCACTCGCACAGTAAGGCGCGCTCTTTATAAAGTTAAATCTCAGTTTGAGCTGAATGAAGTCGATGTCAGTATTAGCCAAGAAAAGTCAGGCATCATCATGAAAGTCTGTCATGGCGATGAGTACGATTTTGTTTACAGCGTATTTAAAAAACAATACTCATACCCGGAATTCAACAGTGCAGAGGGCGCTGAGCCAGAGGTTTATTATCGAGCCGAAGTGCATTTAGTTGAAGGTGGGCAAGACTACGATATTATGGGTTGGTCGGAGCAAGCGATCATCAATGATATTGTCGATCAATATCAGAAGCATCTGCATTTTCTCCATTTATTGCGCGAGTAG
- a CDS encoding family 16 glycosylhydrolase, with protein sequence MTKQQKFVTSKIRLAVIAAACASASAAYAQQCQPVVWEDNFDQTALNSNAWEIQTGDGCDQGTGMCGWGNNELQSYQADNITLANGVMTIEARKQRIRGTQYTSGRIRTANMPASGEWAFGRFEARMKFPDGQGMWPAFWMLPTDPVQGWPMSGEIDIFESVGQSANTAYGTIHYGQPWPDNAHQGGSMLMQPGKWSDDFHTYAIEWEADEIRWYVDNMLYSTKRIEDVAPEDWPFDGRNNFHFILNLAVGGNWGGAVDDSVLPQTLEVDYVRVYGGNQPNLSGNHLPAPGTTETYSVLNASGNLAWSVTGGTISGSGDTVQVTWDEASAASKQSLTVSTEGCDVTTNIYVGKKLTKDIVLADYDGMSNMTLTSANGNYVSADGVLTYTRDAASQWDVMAHSTSQVADVQPFLLGDKAFEMDINNLDASLVGKEILIQLEDGSVATPSNYPSGRHSKFQAFVEHANGWQTLRFQLLERIDGATSDTSVDSLLILIDPNSFNNDTYVIDNINILSASSTPQNMAPVANISSNCSELTCSFDASASSDSDGSIVEYQWNFGDGNSATGAMVNHSFASAGDYSVSLTVTDNEGATHTTNTVVSVQEGTGEQATSLVVSSLTTGTQGAGKGKKYGTATVTVLDNLGHPVEGVTVSGNFSGTWSEVASGVTAADGTVTMQSSTAQSGSVQVSFCVDSVTGGLPLDSTNSNALCGN encoded by the coding sequence ATGACAAAACAACAAAAGTTCGTTACCAGCAAGATCCGTTTAGCGGTTATTGCAGCAGCATGCGCAAGTGCTTCAGCCGCTTATGCGCAACAATGTCAACCGGTCGTTTGGGAAGATAACTTCGATCAAACAGCGTTAAATAGCAATGCTTGGGAAATTCAAACAGGTGATGGTTGTGACCAAGGTACTGGCATGTGTGGCTGGGGTAATAACGAATTACAAAGCTACCAAGCTGATAATATTACTTTAGCGAATGGTGTAATGACCATCGAGGCACGTAAGCAACGTATTCGAGGTACACAATATACCTCGGGACGTATTCGTACTGCGAATATGCCTGCAAGCGGTGAGTGGGCGTTTGGTCGCTTTGAAGCTCGTATGAAGTTCCCTGATGGTCAAGGTATGTGGCCGGCGTTTTGGATGTTACCGACAGACCCAGTGCAAGGCTGGCCGATGAGTGGCGAGATCGATATTTTTGAATCGGTAGGACAAAGTGCTAATACCGCATACGGTACCATTCATTATGGTCAACCATGGCCGGATAATGCGCATCAGGGTGGTAGCATGCTAATGCAACCAGGTAAATGGTCTGATGATTTCCATACTTATGCTATTGAATGGGAAGCGGATGAAATTCGCTGGTATGTTGATAACATGCTCTACTCAACCAAACGAATTGAAGATGTTGCCCCTGAAGATTGGCCATTTGATGGTCGTAATAATTTCCACTTTATTTTAAACCTTGCGGTTGGTGGCAACTGGGGTGGCGCGGTAGATGATTCCGTTTTACCACAAACGTTAGAAGTAGACTATGTGCGTGTATATGGTGGTAACCAGCCGAACTTGAGTGGTAATCATTTACCTGCACCTGGTACGACAGAAACATACTCGGTATTAAATGCCTCAGGTAATCTTGCTTGGTCAGTAACCGGCGGCACCATTTCTGGTAGCGGTGACACGGTACAAGTGACATGGGATGAAGCGAGCGCTGCGAGCAAGCAAAGCCTGACGGTTAGCACCGAAGGGTGTGATGTAACCACCAATATTTACGTGGGTAAAAAACTGACCAAAGACATTGTGCTTGCTGATTACGATGGCATGTCGAATATGACGTTAACTTCTGCCAATGGTAACTATGTTAGCGCTGATGGTGTATTAACGTATACCCGTGATGCGGCAAGTCAATGGGATGTGATGGCCCACAGTACCAGCCAAGTAGCTGACGTTCAGCCATTTTTACTTGGTGATAAAGCGTTTGAAATGGACATCAACAACCTTGATGCAAGTCTCGTTGGTAAAGAAATTTTAATTCAATTAGAAGACGGTAGCGTTGCTACGCCAAGCAACTATCCAAGCGGTCGTCATAGTAAGTTCCAAGCCTTTGTTGAGCATGCTAATGGCTGGCAGACGCTGCGCTTCCAATTGCTTGAGCGTATTGATGGTGCAACCAGCGATACCAGTGTTGACTCGCTGTTGATTCTTATTGATCCAAATAGCTTTAATAACGATACCTACGTTATCGATAACATTAATATTTTATCGGCCAGTAGCACACCGCAAAATATGGCGCCAGTCGCCAATATAAGCAGTAATTGTAGCGAATTAACCTGTAGCTTTGATGCATCGGCAAGCAGCGACAGTGATGGCAGCATTGTTGAATATCAGTGGAACTTTGGCGACGGCAATAGCGCAACAGGCGCTATGGTAAATCACAGTTTCGCTAGCGCAGGTGATTACAGCGTATCGTTAACGGTTACCGACAACGAAGGAGCAACCCATACCACCAATACCGTCGTCAGCGTGCAAGAAGGTACTGGTGAGCAAGCGACCTCACTGGTTGTTAGCTCGTTAACAACAGGCACACAAGGTGCAGGTAAAGGTAAAAAGTATGGTACAGCGACAGTAACGGTATTAGATAACTTAGGCCATCCAGTTGAAGGTGTGACGGTATCAGGTAATTTTAGCGGTACTTGGAGTGAAGTGGCTAGCGGTGTTACGGCTGCTGACGGTACTGTGACCATGCAGAGCAGTACGGCGCAGTCAGGCTCCGTACAGGTGTCATTCTGTGTTGATAGTGTCACGGGCGGCTTACCTCTTGATAGCACCAACAGTAACGCACTGTGTGGTAATTAA
- a CDS encoding glutamate-5-semialdehyde dehydrogenase, translating to MNLIEKLSAQAAKASKALLTLDEAKKNYILLAMACSVRSHKKVILDANKSDIEEAKKANLSAAMIDRLLLTEQRIDAMAEAIEKVATLPDPVGKLRDLGEQPNGLKVSKMRMPLGVICMIYESRPNVTADAGALCFKSGNAVILRGGKESLRSSRAIAVVLQNVLASFELPRALITVVPESDRSHITDLMQQDKHIDVIIPRGGEGLIKFVSENSRVPVIQHFKGVCHLYVDEYADLGKALDLLINGKTQRYGVCNALEGLVVHQDVAEKFLPMVAKALAERDVKVNACQQSIGHFSNATLLEADQFGEEYLGPEIAIKTVKDFTDAIAHIDEFGSNHTEVICTEDKHRAELFQRIVDASVVMVNASSRFNDGGEIGLGTEIGIATTKLHAYGPMGLESLTTEKFVVNGDGHIRV from the coding sequence ATGAACCTTATTGAAAAACTATCAGCACAAGCCGCAAAAGCATCTAAAGCGTTATTAACCTTAGATGAAGCAAAAAAGAATTATATTCTTTTAGCGATGGCATGCAGTGTTCGTAGTCATAAAAAAGTGATCTTAGATGCCAATAAATCAGATATAGAAGAAGCTAAAAAAGCGAATTTATCAGCGGCAATGATCGATCGCTTGTTGCTAACAGAACAACGTATTGACGCGATGGCTGAGGCCATAGAGAAAGTTGCGACCTTACCTGATCCTGTCGGTAAACTGCGTGATCTAGGCGAGCAACCTAATGGCTTGAAAGTTAGTAAAATGCGTATGCCACTTGGTGTTATTTGCATGATTTACGAGTCTCGTCCTAACGTCACCGCCGATGCTGGCGCATTATGTTTTAAATCGGGCAATGCGGTGATTTTGCGTGGTGGTAAAGAGTCGTTGCGTTCAAGTCGTGCTATTGCTGTCGTATTGCAAAACGTATTAGCATCATTTGAGTTACCTCGAGCATTAATCACTGTAGTACCAGAGTCAGATCGCTCTCACATTACTGATCTGATGCAACAAGATAAACACATCGATGTCATTATTCCACGCGGTGGTGAAGGACTAATTAAATTTGTTAGTGAAAACAGCAGGGTACCGGTGATTCAGCACTTTAAAGGCGTATGTCATTTATACGTTGATGAATATGCTGATTTGGGTAAAGCATTAGACTTGCTAATAAATGGCAAAACTCAACGCTATGGTGTTTGTAATGCATTAGAAGGCTTGGTTGTTCATCAAGATGTTGCTGAGAAGTTTTTGCCTATGGTTGCAAAGGCCTTAGCTGAGCGCGATGTGAAAGTGAACGCATGCCAACAGTCGATTGGTCATTTTTCTAATGCCACCCTGTTAGAAGCTGATCAGTTTGGTGAAGAATATCTTGGCCCTGAGATCGCAATTAAAACCGTAAAAGATTTTACCGATGCTATTGCCCATATCGACGAGTTTGGTAGTAATCACACCGAAGTTATTTGCACCGAAGATAAACACCGAGCAGAACTGTTCCAACGTATCGTTGATGCATCTGTTGTTATGGTTAATGCCTCATCGCGATTTAATGATGGTGGCGAAATTGGCTTAGGAACAGAAATTGGTATTGCCACCACTAAGTTACACGCATACGGCCCTATGGGATTAGAGTCATTGACCACTGAAAAGTTTGTCGTTAATGGCGACGGTCATATTCGCGTTTAA
- the proB gene encoding glutamate 5-kinase has protein sequence MSLRDKKRIVIKVGSALIAPQSNGCSTKYLKNIAQFVLRCRANGQDVVIVSSGSVAAGKQWFRDKRPQQGLKKAMAATGQTEMMAMWDKLLNVPLAQLLLTHADFNDRERYMSIQDTIESILAGGVVPVVNENDTVSCERIKVGDNDNLAAMTAAATKADALIMCTDVDGLFDKNPQHFADAKLIDTVAEIDPHIWSMAGDSSSDVGTGGMHTKLQAADKATAHGIDTYIVNGFNSISFYSLLQGVNPGTLFKGKSAPMSPAQHWLTHTVKHRGEVIISNDKSPIAGDDEQLTSDDIVDVNGQFSVGDTILLKSDDGTCLAKAKTKFSSCLLKFLKKEQGNLSSADIHVQKTSIIHNEHIAVLEK, from the coding sequence ATGTCACTACGAGATAAAAAACGTATCGTAATAAAAGTAGGTAGTGCGTTAATCGCACCACAAAGCAATGGTTGTAGTACAAAATATTTAAAAAACATTGCTCAGTTTGTTTTACGTTGCCGAGCGAATGGCCAAGACGTCGTTATCGTCTCGTCAGGCTCTGTTGCCGCGGGTAAACAATGGTTCCGTGATAAGCGCCCTCAACAAGGGCTTAAGAAAGCCATGGCCGCGACTGGACAGACCGAGATGATGGCGATGTGGGACAAGTTGTTAAATGTGCCTTTAGCGCAGTTGCTACTTACGCATGCTGATTTTAATGATCGCGAACGTTATATGAGTATCCAAGATACGATCGAGTCTATTTTGGCGGGTGGCGTCGTCCCTGTTGTCAATGAAAACGATACTGTTTCTTGTGAGCGCATTAAAGTTGGCGATAATGACAATTTAGCCGCTATGACGGCTGCCGCGACGAAAGCTGACGCGTTAATAATGTGTACCGATGTGGATGGTTTATTTGATAAAAATCCTCAGCATTTTGCTGACGCTAAGCTAATCGATACGGTTGCAGAAATTGATCCACACATTTGGTCAATGGCTGGTGACAGTAGTAGCGATGTTGGTACAGGTGGTATGCACACCAAACTTCAAGCTGCTGATAAAGCAACTGCACATGGCATTGATACCTACATTGTTAACGGGTTTAACTCGATCAGCTTTTATAGTTTATTGCAAGGCGTCAACCCTGGCACCTTATTTAAGGGCAAATCAGCTCCTATGTCACCCGCTCAACACTGGCTAACCCATACCGTGAAGCACCGTGGGGAAGTGATTATTAGTAACGATAAATCGCCGATTGCAGGTGATGATGAGCAGCTGACCAGTGATGATATTGTTGATGTTAATGGCCAATTTTCGGTTGGCGATACCATATTACTGAAAAGTGATGATGGCACTTGTCTTGCTAAAGCAAAAACAAAGTTTAGTAGCTGTTTGCTTAAATTTTTAAAGAAAGAACAAGGTAATTTGTCTTCTGCCGATATCCATGTACAGAAGACGTCGATTATCCATAATGAACACATTGCCGTATTGGAGAAATAA
- the putP gene encoding sodium/proline symporter PutP, whose translation MSYTYLALLIYFVLMLAIGVYAARKSTSNLSGYMLGGRQVSPQVTALSAGASDMSGWMLMGLPGAMFVSGFNTVWIALGLLFGAWANYKLVAPKLRIYTEKASDALTLPDFFSKRFDKPNGSIKLVSALVIVVFFTLYTSAGLVAGGKLFVSAFALPYELGIAVTALVVVAYTLLGGFLAVSLTDFVQGSIMFIALVMVPYVAFTYFDSASTMMNYSDAVIPTFTQSLESLTFLTLVSSMAWGLGYFGQPHIVVRFMAIKSVADISTARHIGMSWMTVTIIGALATGLTGGAYVNKFGVSLSDPEVIFVFFSQVLFHPLVSGFLLAAILAAVMSTISSQLLVSSSSLTDDIVKVYSKKALSQSNLVNIGRVCVFLVALIASMIALNPNSSILSIVSNAWAGFGAAFGPLILFSLFWSRITYQGALAGIIGGAVTVLFWVYAPVLADGGRLSGLLYEIVPGFIVSSVLIVLVSLLTQRPTERVLSLYRQVQNQYRQATS comes from the coding sequence ATGAGCTACACGTATTTAGCACTATTAATCTATTTTGTATTAATGTTGGCTATTGGTGTGTACGCGGCACGTAAGTCAACGAGTAACTTATCAGGGTACATGTTAGGCGGCAGGCAAGTAAGCCCGCAGGTAACCGCTTTATCAGCAGGCGCATCAGATATGAGCGGCTGGATGCTCATGGGGCTACCTGGCGCGATGTTTGTCTCAGGCTTTAACACTGTATGGATTGCTCTTGGGTTGCTGTTTGGGGCATGGGCAAACTATAAATTAGTCGCCCCAAAACTCAGAATTTATACTGAAAAAGCTAGCGATGCGCTCACGTTACCTGACTTTTTCAGTAAACGTTTTGATAAACCAAACGGGTCGATAAAACTCGTCTCTGCGTTGGTTATTGTGGTGTTTTTTACCTTGTACACATCCGCAGGGCTAGTTGCTGGTGGCAAGTTATTTGTCTCAGCATTTGCATTACCTTACGAGCTTGGTATTGCGGTTACAGCGCTTGTTGTTGTTGCCTACACGTTATTGGGTGGATTCCTTGCGGTGAGCTTAACCGACTTTGTCCAAGGCTCCATCATGTTCATCGCTTTAGTCATGGTTCCCTATGTCGCGTTTACCTATTTTGATAGCGCAAGCACAATGATGAATTACTCCGATGCTGTTATCCCAACCTTCACTCAAAGTCTGGAGTCATTAACGTTTTTGACCCTAGTATCAAGTATGGCATGGGGGCTAGGCTACTTTGGTCAACCTCACATCGTTGTACGCTTTATGGCGATTAAATCTGTCGCTGACATTTCAACGGCTCGCCACATTGGTATGAGTTGGATGACGGTAACGATTATTGGTGCCTTAGCAACTGGTTTAACGGGGGGGGCCTACGTCAATAAATTTGGCGTGAGTTTAAGCGATCCTGAGGTCATTTTTGTATTTTTCTCGCAGGTGTTGTTTCACCCATTAGTTAGTGGTTTCTTATTGGCAGCAATTTTAGCCGCGGTGATGAGTACCATTTCAAGCCAGTTGTTGGTGTCTTCAAGCTCATTGACCGATGACATCGTTAAGGTGTATTCGAAAAAAGCCTTGTCACAATCTAACTTGGTTAATATTGGTCGGGTTTGTGTGTTTTTAGTGGCATTGATTGCGTCAATGATTGCTTTGAACCCAAATAGTAGCATTTTATCTATTGTCAGTAATGCTTGGGCAGGTTTTGGCGCCGCATTTGGCCCTTTAATTTTATTTAGCTTGTTCTGGTCTCGCATCACCTATCAAGGTGCATTAGCCGGAATTATTGGTGGGGCAGTAACCGTATTATTCTGGGTTTATGCACCCGTGCTCGCCGATGGTGGTCGTTTATCAGGACTACTGTATGAGATTGTACCGGGTTTTATTGTCAGCTCAGTTCTCATAGTGTTGGTGAGTTTATTAACTCAGCGTCCAACAGAACGTGTGTTGAGCTTGTACCGACAAGTACAAAACCAATATCGTCAAGCAACGAGCTAA
- a CDS encoding MarR family winged helix-turn-helix transcriptional regulator, translating to MEKYEELLISLRQVIRAIDLYSKKLSKETGLTSPQLLVLQSIAANNHSTVKHIAESINLSSATITSILDRLEKRELVSRVRSVTDKRKVDITLTEQGRDIIKDAPKPLQEHFISRFEAMQEWEQSQMLATMQRIVSMMDAENVDASPVLQVGHISDTPQ from the coding sequence ATGGAAAAATACGAAGAGCTCCTAATATCGTTACGACAAGTGATTCGTGCGATTGACTTATACTCAAAGAAGTTAAGCAAAGAAACCGGACTAACGAGTCCACAACTGTTGGTGTTACAATCAATTGCAGCCAATAATCACAGTACTGTAAAACACATTGCCGAAAGTATTAATTTAAGCTCCGCAACGATTACCAGTATTTTAGACAGATTAGAAAAGCGTGAATTAGTAAGCCGTGTGCGCTCAGTTACCGATAAGCGTAAAGTTGATATCACGCTAACGGAACAAGGCAGAGACATCATTAAAGACGCGCCAAAACCTTTACAAGAACACTTCATTAGTCGCTTTGAAGCGATGCAAGAGTGGGAGCAGTCGCAAATGTTAGCCACGATGCAACGGATTGTCAGCATGATGGACGCTGAAAATGTTGACGCATCTCCAGTATTACAGGTTGGTCATATTAGTGACACCCCACAATAG
- a CDS encoding YkvA family protein, producing the protein MAFEVTFELTESDLEHFREVMTTAQSKAMLLPEHIIIENAKNLIQDVSDSVPEFVKQRIDKLQTLIAMIEDSEWKIPEEERKDVISALSYFSEPEDMVPDDIPALGFLDDAIMIELVAEDLKDDIEAFDEFCAYRQREQERAGDDVITKEDWLDAKRRELHSRMRNRRSSRRSGRSSFRIF; encoded by the coding sequence ATGGCTTTTGAAGTGACATTTGAATTAACGGAATCTGATCTTGAACACTTTCGTGAGGTGATGACTACAGCACAAAGTAAAGCCATGCTTTTACCTGAGCACATCATAATTGAAAATGCTAAAAACCTAATTCAAGACGTTAGTGATAGCGTGCCTGAATTTGTTAAACAACGCATTGATAAACTGCAAACATTAATCGCTATGATTGAAGACAGCGAATGGAAAATTCCAGAAGAAGAGCGTAAGGACGTTATTAGCGCTTTGTCTTACTTTAGTGAACCTGAAGATATGGTGCCCGATGATATTCCAGCGTTAGGCTTTCTCGATGATGCTATTATGATTGAACTGGTTGCAGAAGATCTTAAAGACGATATTGAAGCATTCGATGAGTTTTGTGCCTATCGTCAACGCGAGCAAGAACGTGCGGGTGACGATGTTATTACCAAAGAAGACTGGCTCGATGCGAAACGCAGGGAGCTACATTCACGCATGCGAAATCGACGATCATCCCGTCGTAGCGGTCGCTCTTCGTTTCGTATTTTCTAA